The Peribacillus sp. FSL P2-0133 genome has a segment encoding these proteins:
- a CDS encoding dipeptide epimerase, whose translation MKITAIHLYAIHLPLKEPFVVSYHTYEFMPSIIVKIETDEGFVGYGEGVADEHVTGEILEGTYQVLKNTLGPILLGKNPFEIERLHDLMDKAIYGAPTAKAAIDIACFDIMGKKLGQPVYQLIGGRYHDEFPITHVLSIAPPEKMAEEAAVMVEQGYQSFKMKVGTNVSEDVARIQAVRDRVGDNIAIRADVNQGWRNSAVTLVAIDQLRECQLDWLEQPVAADDIDGMVEIKSKSTIPLMIDEGLKGTREMREIIQKRAADKVNIKLMKCGGIYPAIKLAHQAELAGLECQIGSMVESSIGSAAGFHVAFSKKVITSVELTGPLKFSRDVGNLYYDVPYIRLTEKPGLGVAINEETLVDLTVFQDVIQ comes from the coding sequence ATGAAAATTACAGCGATCCACCTTTATGCAATCCATCTGCCTCTTAAAGAGCCCTTTGTGGTTAGTTACCATACTTACGAATTTATGCCCTCGATCATTGTCAAAATAGAGACGGATGAAGGGTTTGTTGGGTACGGGGAAGGTGTGGCAGACGAACATGTGACTGGTGAGATTCTGGAAGGGACCTACCAGGTGTTGAAAAATACGTTGGGCCCCATACTGTTAGGCAAGAATCCATTTGAAATCGAAAGGCTTCATGATTTGATGGACAAAGCGATTTATGGAGCTCCTACAGCTAAGGCGGCCATTGACATTGCCTGCTTTGATATCATGGGAAAGAAGCTGGGGCAGCCAGTCTACCAGTTAATCGGGGGACGTTATCATGATGAGTTCCCTATTACCCATGTCTTAAGTATAGCTCCTCCTGAAAAAATGGCCGAAGAAGCGGCAGTTATGGTTGAGCAGGGCTATCAGTCATTTAAAATGAAGGTTGGCACCAATGTCAGTGAAGATGTGGCACGCATTCAAGCTGTCCGCGACCGTGTAGGTGATAATATCGCTATACGTGCAGATGTTAATCAAGGATGGCGGAACAGTGCTGTAACTCTTGTAGCGATTGATCAATTGCGTGAATGCCAGCTTGATTGGCTTGAACAACCGGTAGCTGCCGATGACATCGATGGGATGGTTGAAATAAAATCGAAGTCTACGATTCCGCTGATGATTGATGAGGGATTAAAGGGCACACGGGAAATGCGCGAAATTATCCAGAAACGAGCAGCCGATAAAGTGAATATTAAACTGATGAAATGCGGTGGTATATATCCGGCAATAAAGCTAGCCCACCAAGCAGAGCTTGCTGGGTTAGAATGTCAGATTGGCTCAATGGTAGAATCATCCATTGGTTCTGCAGCTGGCTTCCATGTCGCATTTTCAAAAAAGGTGATCACAAGCGTGGAACTCACTGGTCCATTGAAATTCTCCAGGGATGTAGGGAATCTTTATTATGATGTACCATATATTAGGTTGACCGAAAAACCAGGATTAGGTGTAGCGATAAATGAAGAAACGCTAGTTGATTTAACAGTTTTTCAGGATGTCATCCAATAA
- a CDS encoding transcriptional regulator → MNTRIAVIGSTEFIERIESITSEIAEIDFDAYVYEKPTEAGMLVKKLKPCDAVLFSGALPYYFSKKYHEHLPIPSFYLAQDEMSVASSLLSVLYHKKISPHRISVDVSNALIVKNVLTDLEIEMDPSYIMDYQEMLNDSFDISLITSYHYELWKEGFIDLALTSIHSVFDQLQLIGVPSMRMVDPRSSIFKALQDIKANTELIKSRSSQIAVCYVISDEANTHELVDGLAHEIQASVQLLEDFHFILYSTRGEIESLIKKNGLNYFFDKFKNKSKVGFGYGSTIMDADRHARIALGFAEKHSEYKCGYILTEDKDLLGPIPQQTKQQRLKNDHPELLQVAKQTKLSPANISKIIQFSHSRQSVQFTAAELEDYLQVTRRTTERILKKLSDHGHVTIVGEEMTYSKGRPRAVYELNLPVY, encoded by the coding sequence ATGAATACAAGAATTGCTGTCATTGGTTCCACTGAATTTATCGAAAGAATTGAATCCATCACATCCGAAATTGCTGAAATTGATTTCGACGCCTATGTATATGAGAAACCAACTGAGGCCGGTATGCTTGTTAAGAAACTCAAGCCGTGTGATGCTGTGTTGTTCTCCGGGGCGTTGCCGTACTACTTTTCAAAAAAATATCATGAGCACCTTCCGATTCCATCTTTTTATTTAGCACAAGATGAAATGTCGGTCGCTTCTTCCTTACTATCCGTGCTTTATCATAAAAAAATCTCTCCTCATCGAATTTCCGTCGATGTTAGCAACGCCTTGATCGTAAAGAACGTATTAACTGACCTCGAAATCGAGATGGATCCAAGCTATATCATGGATTATCAGGAGATGCTGAATGACTCATTTGATATTTCACTGATCACTTCTTACCATTATGAACTTTGGAAGGAGGGTTTCATTGATCTTGCATTAACAAGCATCCATTCTGTATTTGATCAACTGCAACTTATTGGGGTACCATCCATGCGCATGGTTGATCCTCGAAGCTCCATCTTTAAAGCGCTGCAGGATATTAAAGCCAATACAGAACTAATTAAAAGCAGATCTTCACAGATTGCCGTTTGCTATGTCATATCGGATGAAGCGAACACTCATGAACTGGTAGATGGTTTAGCACATGAAATACAAGCCTCGGTTCAGCTTCTTGAAGACTTCCACTTCATCCTGTACAGCACTCGTGGTGAAATCGAATCGTTGATAAAGAAAAACGGCCTGAATTATTTTTTTGACAAATTCAAGAACAAGAGTAAAGTTGGTTTCGGATATGGTTCAACCATTATGGATGCAGATCGTCATGCAAGGATTGCCCTCGGATTTGCTGAAAAACATAGTGAGTACAAATGCGGATACATTCTCACGGAAGACAAAGATTTGCTTGGACCGATTCCACAGCAAACCAAACAGCAACGCTTGAAAAACGACCATCCCGAACTTCTTCAGGTTGCCAAACAGACAAAATTGAGTCCTGCAAACATATCTAAAATCATCCAGTTCAGTCATTCCCGCCAATCCGTCCAATTCACAGCTGCTGAACTAGAGGATTATTTACAGGTGACCCGTCGTACTACTGAAAGAATTTTAAAAAAGCTATCCGATCATGGGCATGTCACCATCGTCGGTGAAGAAATGACCTATTCGAAGGGACGCCCCAGAGCTGTTTATGAACTTAATTTGCCAGTATACTAG
- a CDS encoding flavin reductase family protein encodes MSNISSRDNQSLQLVSPESFRNVISHFTSGVSIITVRESEIDYGITASAVSSVSLEPPMLLVCANKNTGTCHAISKEGSFTVNILAENQGELAMQFARSNTEKFKGVEMSYGELGNPVLNNTLAQIECRVVEEVTGGTHSVFLAEVQKAHALIGDPLVYFKGEFGSFKKA; translated from the coding sequence ATGAGTAATATCTCTTCTCGAGATAATCAATCGTTACAGTTAGTGAGTCCTGAATCATTTAGAAATGTAATCAGTCATTTCACCAGTGGAGTATCGATAATTACAGTAAGGGAAAGTGAAATAGATTATGGGATTACTGCCAGCGCAGTTAGTTCCGTGTCTCTTGAGCCTCCAATGCTACTTGTATGTGCCAATAAAAATACAGGTACATGCCATGCTATTTCGAAAGAAGGTTCATTTACTGTAAACATTCTTGCTGAAAACCAGGGGGAGCTTGCGATGCAGTTTGCCAGGTCAAACACTGAGAAGTTCAAAGGTGTGGAAATGTCCTATGGCGAACTAGGTAACCCTGTTTTAAACAATACGCTTGCCCAAATTGAATGCCGGGTGGTCGAAGAAGTAACAGGAGGTACTCATTCCGTCTTTCTGGCGGAGGTTCAAAAAGCCCATGCACTCATAGGGGATCCGCTCGTGTATTTCAAAGGAGAATTTGGTTCGTTCAAGAAAGCTTAA
- a CDS encoding N-acetyltransferase — protein MELIYEGTISKDKNHKRYEVRKLVLGDLTDILQVQEQVVHHLTDKGVLQPLTKEEFQYILEGNGLMIGAYVGEELIAFRALLAPPIDEEHLGRDFGMMENELSEVIYQEISNVLPAYRGNKLQQTLATLIMEELNKQESPYRYVCCTVAPFNIPSLKDKIAQGMEIVALKEKYGGQLRYIFVKELSVVDASPWQEIQIIEMNDIASQQGIIAKGWRGFKMEEQEGKQLVFYGSKHNRKAANS, from the coding sequence TTGGAATTGATTTATGAGGGTACCATCAGTAAGGATAAAAATCATAAACGTTATGAGGTCAGAAAATTAGTGTTGGGGGATTTAACCGATATTTTGCAAGTTCAAGAACAGGTCGTTCACCATTTGACCGATAAAGGTGTACTTCAACCGCTTACTAAGGAAGAGTTTCAATATATTCTAGAAGGAAATGGGCTCATGATTGGAGCATACGTTGGTGAAGAACTCATTGCATTCCGGGCGTTGCTGGCTCCGCCTATTGATGAGGAACATCTAGGGAGAGATTTCGGAATGATGGAAAACGAGCTGTCGGAAGTGATTTATCAGGAAATTTCAAACGTACTGCCTGCATACAGGGGAAACAAACTGCAACAGACACTTGCAACGTTGATCATGGAGGAGTTGAACAAGCAGGAGTCGCCTTACCGATATGTATGCTGTACAGTTGCGCCTTTTAACATTCCCAGTTTAAAAGATAAAATTGCCCAAGGAATGGAAATTGTGGCGTTAAAAGAGAAATATGGCGGGCAATTGCGTTATATATTTGTCAAGGAATTGTCTGTAGTGGACGCATCTCCATGGCAGGAAATCCAGATCATTGAGATGAATGATATAGCATCCCAGCAAGGAATTATTGCAAAAGGTTGGCGTGGATTTAAAATGGAAGAACAGGAAGGAAAACAGTTAGTCTTTTATGGTAGTAAGCATAATAGGAAAGCTGCCAATAGCTAG